GACACCGCCCGCGAACGGGGCGTCGATGGCTGGGTGAAGAACCTCGACGACGGCCGTGTCGAGGCCGTCTTCGAGGGGGGCGAGGGGGACGTGGAGTCGCTGGTCGAGTGGTGTCACGACGGGAGCCCCCGGGCACGGGTCGACGACGTGACGGTCGAGTACGATGATCCCGAGGGGCTGGACGGCTTCGAGGTGAAGTGGGAATGATGGGCGTCCAAGAGCAGGCCATCCTCGACGAGAACGCCGCGGCGCTGGGCGTCCCGCAGAAACAGTTGATGGAGTCCAGCGGCAACGCCGTTGCGCGAGTCGTCCGCGACGTGGCCGATCCCGATAGCGAGGTCGCCGTCGTCGCCGGTCGCGGGAACAACGGCGGCGACGCCTTCGTCACAGCGCGCTTCCTGACGGACTACGACGTGACCGTCCACCTGCTGGGTCGTCCCGAGACGATCACGACCGACATCGCACGGGAGAACTGGGAGGCGCTCCAGCGTGCCGAGGTCGACGCCCGCGAGGCCCGGGACTCGACCGACCTGGACCTGGCCGACCCCGACGTGGTCGTCGACGCGATGCTGGGGACCGGCGTTACGGGCGCACTCCGTGAGCCGGAAGCCACCGCAGCCGAGCGTATCGCCGAGACCGACGCCACGGTCGTCGCCGTCGACGTGCCCTCCGGGATCGACGCCGACACCGGCGAGGCGGCGGGCGTGGCCGTCGACGCCGACCACGTCGTCACCTTCCACGACCAGAAACCGGGACTCACCGAACTGGACGCCGACGTGAGGGTCGCCGACATCGGCATCCCGGAGGCGGCCGAACTGTTCGTCGAGCGTGGCGATCTCCTCCGTCTCTCCCGGGATCCGTCGAGTCACAAGGGTGACCACGGCGAAGTGTTAGTGATCGGCGGCGGCCCCTACACCGGTGCGCCGGCCCTCTCGGCACGGGCCGCGTTTCGCACCGGGGCCGACCTCGTTCGGGTGGCCTGTCCTTCCTCGGTCGCCCGCGAGGTACAGGGCTTCTCCGAGGGGATCATCGTGCGCCCGTTCACCGGCGACCTGCTCGAACCGGACCACGTCGACCAGTTGCTCGACCGGGCGGTCGAACACGACGTGGTAGTGATCGGCCCCGGCCTCGGGAACGCGAAGGGGACGCTGGAAGCCGTCGCGGAGTTCCTGGACGAGTTCGACGGCCGGGCCGTGGTCGACGCCGACGCCCTGCAGGTCGTCCCCGAAGTCGACACCGACGCGAGCCTGCTGTGTACGCCCCATCAGGGCGAACTCCGAAAGATGGGCGGCGAGACCGACGACGACTGGGAGCGACGCGCCGATCTGGTCGCCGAGTTCGCCGCCGACGTCGATCAGACGCTGCTGGTCAAGGGTGCCTACGACGTGATCAGCGACGGCGAGGTGACGCGAGTCAATCGAACCGGGAACCCGGGGATGACGGTCGGCGGTACGGGTGACGTGCTCGCGGGCGCGTCAGGGGCGTTGCTCGCGACACAGGAGCCGATTCACGCGGGCGCAATCGCCGCCTACGCCAACGGCCGGGCCGGCGACCTCGCCGTCGAGGAGTACGGGCACGGCCTCGTCGCCCCGGATCTCGTAGACAGCCTCCCGACGGCGCTGTGGGGTGAGAGCGATGCGTGACGGCGGGGACGACGGTGAGGACGAGGGCGCGGTCGGCGGTGAGGACGGGAGTCCCGACGACCCCCTCGACGAGGTCGGCGCGACGGCCGTCGAAGGGTCCGAGGAGTTGACCCACACAGACGACGAGGGGTCGGTCCAGATGGTCGACGTGGGAGACAAGCCCGACACGGCCCGGCGAGCGGTCGCGAAGGGTGAGATCGGCTTACAGTCCTCGACGATCGAGGCCATTCGTGACGATCAGGTCGAGAAGGGTGACGTACTCGCGACCGCCCGGATCGGCGCGATCCAGGCGGTCAAACACACCTGGGAGACGATCCCGATGTGCCACCAGATCCCGATCACCAACGTCGACTGCGAGTTCGACGTACGCGAGGAGCGGGTCCTCGCCACGGTGGCCGTCGAGACCACCGGCAAGACGGGCTGTGAGATGGAGGCGCTGGAGGGCGTGACGACGGGGCTGAACGTCGTCTGGGACATGGTCAAAGCAGCCGAGAAGGACGCGGACGGGCAGTATCCCGACACGGCGATTCGGAACGTCCGGGTCGTCGAGAAGCGAAAGCGCGAACTGTAGCGGCGACTGGCCGTCTCCCAATCGCTCGACCCCGTTCTGACCCTTCGAGTACTTTGTGGTTCTTCCCCAACCACGAAACATAAGTTCGAGAACGCCGAACTAACACCACAGCAATGCGCAACTTCGGACTCAAAGTGCGGATGGCGATCGTCGGCTCGATCCTGTTCGCCTTCTACACCGCGGGGATATCGTTCTTCTATCTGGTGTTCGGTGCACCGATACCGCTACTGATCGGGCTGAGCGTCGTGTTCGTCTTCGCCCAGTACAAGATCAGCAAGTGGTTCACGCTCCGGTCGCTGAAGGGCCAGGAGCTGCCCGAGGACCAGTTCCGCGAACTCCACCGCTTCGTCGAGCAGACCAGTCGGGACATGGGGATCGAAAAGCCCGACCTCTACCTCGTCGAGATGGGCGTCCCCAACGCCTTCGCGCTGGGCCGACGCGGGAACGGCACCGTCGCCGTCTCCCGTGAACTGCTCGGCGTGCTCGAACAGGACGAGGTCGAGGGCGTCGTCGCCCACGAACTGGCCCACCTCCAGAACCGCGACTCGATCATCATGCAACTGGGGCAGGGCATCGCTTCGATCATCGGCTTCGCCGCCTACTTCGCGGTGATCCTGTCGGGCGACAACGAACTCGTCGACATCTTCATCGGCATGATCGTGAGCAACATCGCGCAGATGCTGGTGATGGTCTTCGTGTTCGCCGTCTCCCGCCACCGCGAGTTCGTCGCCGACCGCGACGCCGCGGAGGTTCTCGGCCGCGGTGACCCGCTCGCCCGCGCGCTGGAGAAAATCTCCTCCAGTGCCAGCCGGGCGGAACCGACCCCCGAAGCCAAGGAAGTCAACGCGCTCTGTATCTTCGGCGGGGGAAGTAGCCTGCTGTCGACCCACCCCTCCACCGAGAAGCGGATCGAACGCCTCCGCAGTTACTGATGGTCGCCCGCGAGCTCATCGCGGCCGTCCTCGGCGTCGGCTTCGGGCTCGTGCTGATCGGATTCCCACAGGCGTTCATCCGGTCGTGGACCGCCGGCCGCCGCCGACCGGACCGCACCGGTGGCGAGTACGGCGAGGACGCGACGTTCGACGACAAGTGGCTCTGGGCGGTCCGCGGTCTCGGCGTAGTCGTGGCACTGATCGGCCTCGGATTCGGGGCGACGCTGTACCTCTAGGCCGACTCGGCGGCGACGAGGTCGCCGGCCTTGGCCCGTGATTGCTCGACGATTTTCGGCCGGGCCTCGAACTCGATGACCACCTGCTCGCCGTAATCGACGGTGTCGACGTGGGCGTGGTCGTGGATCCACGAGACGACGCTCATCGTCTCGTCGGTCATCGGCATGACGAGACGCTCGCGCTCGAACGGCGGGAGTTCGTGGTCGATGCGATCCCTAAGTGCGTCGACGTTCTCGCCCTCCCTGGCGCTGACCGCCACGGGGTTGGGAGCCAGCGCCGAGAGCGCCTCTCGCTTGCGTTCGAGTTCCTCGTCGTCCACCCGATCGATCTTGTTCAGGACCGTGACGATGGGGGCCTGATTGCGCTCCGAGAGGGTGTCGTGGCTGGTGACGAGTTTCTCCCGGATCTCCTCGATCGGTTCGCTCACGTCGACGACGAGGAGGACGAGGTCGGCCCGGTAGACCGCGTCGAGCGTGGACTTGAACGACTCGACCAGCCAGTGGGGCAGGTCCGTGATGAACCCGACCGTGTCTGTCACGAGCACGTCCCGGCGATCCATATCGGCCTTCCGGGTGGTCGTGCCCAGCGTCGTGAACAGGCGGTCCTCGCTCTCGGCAGTCGTATCGAGGTCGGGGTGGAGCTCCTCGTTCTCGTCGATGTCGAGGTCCTCGGCGAGTCGGCGCAACAGGGTCGACTTCCCGGCGTTGGTGTAGCCCGCCATCGCGACGAGGTCGAACCCCGATTCGCGGCGCTGTTCGCGCCGGTGTTGCTCGGTCTGTTCGATGTCTTCGAGTTCGTCCCGGATGCGCGAGATGCGGGCCTTGATGTCCCGTTCTCGGCTCTCGTCGTACTCACCGAGCCCCATGAATCCGGGGCGTTCCTCGCGTTTGGCGAGGCTGGCCTTGGCCTCGGCGCGGGGCAGTTCGTAGCGCAGTTCGGCGAGTTCGACCTGGAGCTGTGCCTTCCGGGTCTGTGCCCGCTGGCCGAAGATCTCCAGAATGAGGCGGAAGCGGTCGATCACCCGCCGGTCCTCGGGGAGGACGTTGCCGAGGTTGTAGGTCTGGTAGGGGCCGAGCTGATTGTCGAAGATCACGACCGTCGCGTCCTCGCGGGCGGCCGTCGCCGCGATCGTCTCGGCTTTCCCCTCCCCGACGTGCATCGCGGGGTCCTCGGTCCGGGTCTGGGTCACCTCACCGACGACCTCGTACCCGGCGGCCCGGGCCAGATCCCGGATTTCGCTCGTGTCGGCCGTTCCCGAGTCCACGCGCTTGGCGATGACCGCTCGCTCGGTCTCCGTGTGGTTCGCCGTCACTTACCCGAACCTACGGCGTGGTGCTATTTAAACACAGGGCCACCACTCCAGTACGGTTCCTGTCGGTCCACCGGCAGCTCCTTCCCCGGGCCGCGTCTGACAGGCGTCAGCGGGCCCCTGTGGGCACAAAAGTCTTATATCGGCGCACTCGGATAACTGATGTGACATGGTAGATCCAACGTTGCTGCAGGTCGCCGGGCTGGACCCCCAGCAGATCGGTATCGAGGTCGGGGGCGGCGCGGTCATCGGCGGCATTATCGGCTTCGCTGCGAAGAAAATCGCCAAGATAATCGCCGTCATCGTCGGCCTCGAACTGGCGCTGTTCAAGTTCCTCGAAACCAAGGGGATCCTCGCCGTCAACTGGGAGGCGATCACCGGTGCGGCGAACGACGGCGCGGATCAGGCCGCCGAGGCTCCCGGCTGGATCATGAGTCTACTCTCGGCACTCCCCGTGACGGCGGGCTTCAGCGGCGGCTTCCTCGTCGGCTTCAAAAAAGGATAATTCGAGTTCTCAGGGCGCGACCGGTGTCGCGGTCGACGGTGCGGGCGGCGTCGTCTCGTTGGTCGGCGGTTGCCCGGTGGGGGGCGTCCGAGGCGGTTGTGCACCCGGCGGGACACCCGGACGCTCCGTTCCGGTCGGTGTCGGTTTCGGCTCTTTCTGCCCGTTCACGAGGAACTCCGCGAGGTTGCTCACCAGCACCTCGTTATCGGCGTACTGGTAGTTCGAGGGCGTGAGGAACGACGTGTCGCCGATCAGTGCGACGTCGTCGTTGACCGCGGCGACAGGATAGGCGGCCTGCTGGCGGGTCGTCGACAGCGAGGTCCGCTCGGTCGCCGACAGCGCCACCGACGCCTCCTCGCCGACGGAGAGCGCCGTCGGTCGGTCGAACATCACTCTGTCCACGCCCTCGGTGAGCGGACCGTCGCCCGACGCGGTGGCGTAGACGTTCTGGTAGTTGTTCCCGTTCTCGTACATGTTGTACAGGTAGCCCGTCGACAGGCCCATCCCGAACCGGGAGGACAGCGGCGTCATCTGGCTCGCAGACTGCGTACTCGTCACGGGGCCGAGGATACTGACGATGCTGGTCGTCGCCGAGGTGGGTTCACCCAGCAGGGCGACGCGGCCCCCGCGGTCGGCGAAGTCGGCGATCCCGCGCCGCGCCGCGTCGGTGAACGGCCGACCCGGCGCGATCACGAGGAACGCGTCGGCGTCGCGTAGCGACTGGTTGAGCGGACTGCTCGATCCGGGACCGGACGACGACGGGGCGCCACCCGGGCCGCCTCCGCCGTGGAACCGCACTTCGTAGCCCGCGCTGACGAGCGACTCGACCAGCGGTTCGATCTCCTCGCGGTCGAAGTCGTTCTCGTGTGCCCGGTCGATCAGGACGACCTTCTCCTCGCTTCCGGCCTCGACGCTGACCGTGCCGGTCTGATTCACGTCTCCCGGGAGGATGTTCCCGGGCTCGAACGCGGCCGGGTCCTGCGGTCGCGGATTCGCGTCGCCACCCGGTGACGTGACCAGCGGTGAAACCGCGGCGACGGCCAGTACGAGCGCGAGGACGACGGCGAACACACCGACGAGTCGAGCGACGTTAGTCATCGGTACTCACCTCCGCGTGCTCGGGAGTACCGTAGACAGCGAGATACCGAGGTGTCTCGACCCCGCTGTAGTCGAACGGCGAGTCCTCGACCACCACGACCCGGTCGCCGGTGCCGTTGTGCTGTCCGATGACGAGTCCGAGACCGGGCTGTTCCGGGGGCTCCATCCGGACGATACCGTAGTTTTCGAGGCCGGCCTCGTCGGCCGCTCGCTGGATCGCGGCGTCGAGTCCGCCGATCTCGTCGGCGACACCGTTGCGCTGGGCCACAGCACCGGCGTACACCTTCGCGTAGGAGAGTTGCTCCCGTTCGAGGTCGAGTCGCTCACCGCGGTGGTCATAGACCATGCCGACGAACTCCTGGCGGAGCATCTCGACGCGGTCGCGGAACTCCGCTTGCGTCCCGCCAGCGCCCTTGTCCGGACCGGTGACGATCTGACTCCCGGCGGCCCCGCCGGACGGCTGGGTCCCGACCACGCCGACGCTCCCGACGATAGAGCCGGGGGTGACGTAGATCCGGCTGGCCGGTAACATGGCCATGTACGCGCCGGAGGCTCCGGTACCGGTGACGCTCGCCACGACCGGGATACCGGCCGCTCGCGTTCTGTTCACCGCGAGATACAGCGATTCACTCGCGGGGACGGTTCCACCGGGACTGTCGACTTTCAGGACGACAGCCTGGATCGACTCGTTCTGGCGGGCCTCTCGCAGGTTCGCGCCGATCTGGTCCGCCGTTTCGCCGGTGATGGGCCCCTCGACGGGGACCACCGCGACCGAGTCGGGCGTGTCCTGTGTCGCCCCTTCCGTGAACTGCATCACCTGGGGGGCCAGGAACACGCCGATCAGGACGGCGGCGACCGCGACCGCCACGTACAGCCACGTGGACGTTCCAGTCGCCTCGTTTTCTGCTGACATGATGCAGCCCGACCGTCGGGACACTCACGTAGAAGGTTTTCTAAACTAACAACTAGTTCTCGAAAATTTCCACGGAGGGCGACGGTACAGCCTCAGTGATACGTCAGAAGTACTGTCAGATCCCGGTCAACGCGTGGGGATGTCGTCCTCGTCGGAGATGATCCGGGTCTCGGCCTCGCCGCTGGTGTGTTCGTTGACCACGTCGTAGAACTCGTTTTGCATGCCAGCGGGGAAGGTGATGACGCCGACCCAGGAGCCGTCGGACTGCCACTCCTCGCGTTCGAGGTCGCCGAACTGCCGGATCTGGGCCTGTGCGGACCCGGCGTAGTCCGGTGGGACCTGCACGGCGACGGTCATCTCGTCGAACCGGATCGGAATGACGGGTCGGAGGAGATCGAGCGCCTCGTCGACCTGGTTCTCGGCGGGTTCCATCGGGTCGACTTTGAACCCCGCCTCTTCGAGTGCGTTCTCGATGCGTTCGGGCGGGTGGGGTGCGTCGTCCATCTGCGGGTTGACGGCGTTGCGGGTGATGTGCTGGACGAGCTGTTTGTGCTTCTGTTCCTGCATCTCCTTGCGCTGTTCGGCCGTGATCTGAATCTCCCCGTCCGCTACCACCTGTGGGATGATCTCCATCGGATCGGTGGTGTCGAACACCTCTTCGAGGGCGTTCTCTGGCGGACGATCACCTCGCGAGGCGTCCTCGAACACGTCCTCGGCGGCGATGACGTCCTCGAGTTCGCCGTCGAACTCGCCCCGCTTGATCGCGAGTGCCGCGTCAGGATCGATCAACACCTCGAATCGCTCCCCGTGGGACTCCAGTCGGGCCGTCACCGCCTCGTCGAGTGAAATCATACCCGAGGGTTGTGTTGCCCGGTTAAAAGGTGTTTCCCGGTTCCCGACCGGCGTTTTCGCAACCCCACGGCGGGAACGGTCCCCGCGGTTACTCCTCGGTCGCCTCGTCGTCCGGCTCTTCGCCCTCCGCAGCCTCGCTCTCGGCGTCGTCTTCGTCCGCGAGCAGGTCCAGATCGAGGAGGTAATCCTCGATTTCGTCGTCGGTGAGTTGGCGATACTCCCGATCCTCGACGCCGACAGTCGCCAGCCCGACGGCTTCGGGGCGGAGCGCGTCGTCGTTGACCGAGCCGAGTGCTTCGAGCGCTAGCCCGATGGCCTCGTTCAGATCGATCCCCTCGTCGTAGTGGTCTTCGAGGTAGTCCCGAACCTCGCCGCGGTCGGACCCGACGGCCAGTGCCTTCCACTCGTATGGGGTGCCAGAGGGATCGGTCTCGAACAGGCGCGGCTCGCCGTTGGCGTCGATGCCGCCGACGATCAGCGCGACGCCGAACGGCCGTGCACCGCCGATCTGCGTGTACTGCTGGATGTGATCGGTGACGTCCTTGGTCAGCGTCTCGACGCCGATGGGTTCGCCGTAGCGCAGCCGGTTGACCTGTGCGTTCCGGCGCGCGAAGTCGATCAACTGGCGCGCGTCGGCGACGTGACCGGCGCTCGCGATCCCGATGTGGTCGTCGGCCTTGTGTAACTTCTCGACGCTCGACCGCTCCATCAGCGGGGACCGAATACGCTTGTCGACCGCGAGGACGACGCCGTCGGCGGCGCGGATGCCGATGGACGCCGTGCCGCGCTTGACGGCCTCGCGTGCGTACTCGACCTGATAGAGGCGACCGTCCGGGGAGAAGATGGTGATCCCCCGGTCGTAGGCCTGCTGTTGTGATTGTCCCTGCATGGTTACAAATCGAGTGTGGTCGCGCCCGCGAACGCCGATTCGAGTCGGACGTCGGCGCGGCCCTCCCGCACCACCGCCGTCCGCTCGGCGTCCTCGAAGACGACCGTGCTCTCGTCCGTGGATTCCGGATCTGCTCGTATATACTTTTCCTCACAGGCACGGACCGTCCCGCTCACGCCCGCCACTCGCAGCCCCACGGGGTGGCCGTCGACGGCCTCGACCGCAGCGATCGCCGCCCGCGCCCGGTCGACCTCGTCGCGGCGCGTCCGCACCGCCGCCCAGCCGTCGCCGTCCCCGAAGGAAAAGCGGACGACCGTCAGGTCCACGTCCGCGCTCGCCGCATCGCCGAGCAGGTTCTGGGCCGCGTACCAGAGGTGGTGCTGAAAGTCCCCGCGGTCGACGTCGGCGTCCGGCCAGCCCTCGATGGCGACAGCGAGATAGCGCCACCGCGGCCGGAGGTGTTTCGGGAGGTGTTTCATCGGTCCTGGGGCGTGACGGTTCGCTCGGCCGGGACACGTTCCGCGACCAGCACACCCACTTGCCCGTGGACCCGCTCGACCGTCGTCAGCGCGAATCCGGCGTCGGTCAGCGCGTCGGCGAGCGTCCCGACCGTGGCCGGATCGTCCACCTCGGGCGTGTAGAATGGCTCGTCGGGGTCGGGTTCGTCGAAGAACATCACGTCGCCCAGCACGAACCGGTCGGGATCGAGGTCCGCGATCACCTCGATCGCCTCGCGCTTCTCCTCGTCGCTGAGGTGGTGCATCGCGAAGTTCGTCGTCACCACGTCGACCGATTCGTCGACGTCCGGCTCGCGGAACCGTCCGGTCCCGAAGGAGGCGTTCTCGATGCCGCGCTCGGCTGCCTTCTCGCGTGCCTGCTCTAGCATCCCGTCGCTGATGTCACGGCCGATCACGCGTCCGGCCTCGGGCGCGATCTGCAGCGCGATGGCACCCGTGCCGGTCCCCAGGTCCAGCACGGTGTCGTCGGCGTCGGCCGCGGCGTGTTCGACGACCAGCCCCGCACAGGCGCGGTACTCCGGGGTCTCGTCGTCGTCGTACGCCTCGGCCTTCTCGTCGAACCGGGCGGCGTGTTCTTCGAGGCTCTTCTTCATACTCAGGCCAGGGCGGGCTCGCCAAAAAGTCCCTCGCTCACCGTGCCCCAGCGGCGGCCCGACCGAACGAGTTAAAGCTGAGTTGGAGTAACTACGGTACCATGGAACGACGGGTGAGCCCGCCGTGCGACTGATGCTCGTCGCGGGCACGACGCGGACGGCCCGTATCGAGGGAATCAGCGCGGCCGGCGCGGATCAGGGCCTGCTGGTTCACACGCCCAGCGCCGACGCAGAGATCGTCACCTACGGCGAGCCGATCCGCGCGCCGGTCGTCCCGGTGAGTCCGAGCGGCTGTCCCACACCGGCGGTCGTGACCCGCGCCGTCCGGGAACTGCTGAATCTGGACGTGACGGTCGTCGACGGGGGTCTCGCGGAGCCGACCGGTGCGCCGACGGTGACCGTCGGTGCCCGGCCCGGGAACGACATTCGCGAGCAGGATCCGGTGTCGACCGCGCCGGGCGTCCTCGCGGCGGCCCGCGAGTTCGGGCGATCGGTCCCCGACGACGAGGTGTACCTGGCCGAGACCGTCCCCGGCGGAACGACGACCGCACTGGGTGCCCTCCGCGCGCTCGGCGAGGACCCGGCGGTCTCCTCCTCGCTCCCCGAGAACCCGCTGGAACTCAAGCGGGAGGTGGTCGAGGAGGGGCTGGCCGCGAGTTCGCTCGGCCCGGGCGACGCGGCGGGCGAACCCCCAGTCGCGCTCCGGCGGATGGGCGACCCCGTACTGGCGACGGTCACCGGCCTGCTCGTGGGCCTGGTGGAGAACGATACTGCGATCACACTGGCCGGCGGGACCCAGATGCTGACCGCCGCCGCGCTGGCGCGCCACGCCGGCGTCGAGACCACGATCCGGCTGGCGACCACCTCGTTCGTCGCCGACGACGAGAGCGTCGATCTGGAGGCGGCGGCCCGGGATCTCGACATCGACCTGACCGTCACCGATCCCGGCTTCGAGGCCCGCGATCACCCTGCGATGGACGCCTACGTCGCCGGCGAGGCCAAAGAGGGCGTCGGCATGGGCGGCGCGCTTGCACTCGCCGACGCCGCCAGGATCCCGATGGCCGACGTTCGTGAGCAGATCGTCACCGTCTACGATCGCCTGCTGGACGGTGCGGAGACGACCGAACCCGAGGCATGAGAGGACTCGTCCTCGGCGGCACCAGTTCCGGCGTCGGCAAGACCGTCGCGACGCTGGCTGCCATCCGAGCGTTCGAGGATGCCGGGCACGCCGTCCAGCCAGCCAAGGCCGGCCCGGACTTCATCGATCCGAGTCACCACGCCGTCGTCGCCGACCGCCCGTCCCGGACGCTGGATACGTGGCTCGAAGGCACCGACGGCCTCCGGCGCAACTACCGTCGCGGCGAGGGCGACCTCTGTCTCGTCGAGGGCGTCATGGGCCTGTACGACGGCGACGGCTCCAGCACGGCGATGGTCGCCGAGGCGCTGGACCTGCCTGTCGTCCTCGTCGTCGACGCGAAAGCCGGCATGGAGAGCGTCGCGGCGACGGCGCTGGGGTTCCGAGAGTACGCGGCCCGGATCGACCGCGATATCGACGTGGCCGGCGTGATCGCCCAGCGCGCCCACGGCGGCCGCCACGCCGACGGCATCCGCGACGCCTTGCCCGACGAACTCGACTACTTCGGCAGGATCCCGCCGACGCCCGAACTGGAGATTCCGGACCGTCACCTCGGGCTGGAGATGGGCGACGAATCACAGGTCGACGACAACGCGCTCGCGACCGCCGCCGATCACCTGCGCGTCGACGCCCTGCTGGAGACGGCGCGGGCACCGCCCGAACCCGCTGGGGGAGTCGATACCCACGAAGGCACCACTGACGCCCGTATCGCCGTCGCCGAGGACGCCGCCTTCTGTTTCACCTATCCGGCGACGCTGGAACGGCTCCGCGACCGGGCCGAGGTGGTGACCTTCGCGCCGACCGCCGGTGACGACCTGCCCGATTGCGACGGTGTCTACCTCCCCGGCGGTTACCCCGAACTCCACGTCTCGGAACTGGCCGCGAGTCCGGCCCTCGACACCATCGGCGAGCGCGCCAGCGAGGGCCTGCCGATCCTCGGGGAGTGCGGTGGACTGATGACGCTCTCGGAGTCGCTGACCACCGCCGACGGCGAGACCGGCGAGATGGCCGGCGTCCTCCCCGCGGAAATCGAGATGCGGGACCGCTACCAGGCGCTCGACCACGTGGAGTTGCGGGCGACGGAGGAAACGCTCACCGCCGATTCCGGTGGGTTCCTTCGGGGGCACGAATTTCACTACAGCGAGGCGTCGGTGGGCCGAGACGCTCGCTTCGCCTTCGAGATGGAACGGGGCGACGGGATCGACGGCGAGCGCGACGGGCTGACCGAGTACCGGACGCTCGGCACCTACGCCCACGTCCACGCCGAGAGCGGGGCGTTCGACCGGTTTCTGGACGCGGTCGAACTGTAGCAACCGAGGTGCTTCGACGCCCGGCTCGGTCGCTCAGGAGACCGACCCCGTGCTCGTTTCACCGGACTGTGACGTTACGAATCACGTCCATCCGTTCTGTGGCTCGAACCCTCGTCTGAACGCGTCCGCAGTTGCCGGACCAGATTCAGGTGCATGAGATGGAGGTGCATTCCGATGCCGAACAGCAACAGCCCCATGCCGACGAATATCAGCGGCATGAGGATCGCATCGACGGCACTCGCGACGGAGTCGAGATTCGACGGCAATACCACGAGGACTGCGAGGACGAACGCGCCGAGGATCACGGCGAAACCGGCCTTGACGAGTCTGGAATATCGCCCGACCCGCTGGAGTCGGTCCTCGATCTCCGTCGTACTCGTGGAATCGTCGTCTGGGACCATCTATCTCTGAACGCGATTCCGGGATGAATTGCGTGGGTGACAGGGTAGAGCCATTCCCATCCGGATTCCCGGTTATGCGTTCGCCATTTCCCGGCAGGTTT
This Halorientalis sp. IM1011 DNA region includes the following protein-coding sequences:
- the hflX gene encoding GTPase HflX; amino-acid sequence: MTANHTETERAVIAKRVDSGTADTSEIRDLARAAGYEVVGEVTQTRTEDPAMHVGEGKAETIAATAAREDATVVIFDNQLGPYQTYNLGNVLPEDRRVIDRFRLILEIFGQRAQTRKAQLQVELAELRYELPRAEAKASLAKREERPGFMGLGEYDESRERDIKARISRIRDELEDIEQTEQHRREQRRESGFDLVAMAGYTNAGKSTLLRRLAEDLDIDENEELHPDLDTTAESEDRLFTTLGTTTRKADMDRRDVLVTDTVGFITDLPHWLVESFKSTLDAVYRADLVLLVVDVSEPIEEIREKLVTSHDTLSERNQAPIVTVLNKIDRVDDEELERKREALSALAPNPVAVSAREGENVDALRDRIDHELPPFERERLVMPMTDETMSVVSWIHDHAHVDTVDYGEQVVIEFEARPKIVEQSRAKAGDLVAAESA
- a CDS encoding acylphosphatase; protein product: MSDRVRAHVYVTGKVQGVYYRANTRDTARERGVDGWVKNLDDGRVEAVFEGGEGDVESLVEWCHDGSPRARVDDVTVEYDDPEGLDGFEVKWE
- a CDS encoding S49 family peptidase, producing MSAENEATGTSTWLYVAVAVAAVLIGVFLAPQVMQFTEGATQDTPDSVAVVPVEGPITGETADQIGANLREARQNESIQAVVLKVDSPGGTVPASESLYLAVNRTRAAGIPVVASVTGTGASGAYMAMLPASRIYVTPGSIVGSVGVVGTQPSGGAAGSQIVTGPDKGAGGTQAEFRDRVEMLRQEFVGMVYDHRGERLDLEREQLSYAKVYAGAVAQRNGVADEIGGLDAAIQRAADEAGLENYGIVRMEPPEQPGLGLVIGQHNGTGDRVVVVEDSPFDYSGVETPRYLAVYGTPEHAEVSTDD
- a CDS encoding FUN14 domain-containing protein; the encoded protein is MVDPTLLQVAGLDPQQIGIEVGGGAVIGGIIGFAAKKIAKIIAVIVGLELALFKFLETKGILAVNWEAITGAANDGADQAAEAPGWIMSLLSALPVTAGFSGGFLVGFKKG
- a CDS encoding M48 family metallopeptidase, whose product is MRNFGLKVRMAIVGSILFAFYTAGISFFYLVFGAPIPLLIGLSVVFVFAQYKISKWFTLRSLKGQELPEDQFRELHRFVEQTSRDMGIEKPDLYLVEMGVPNAFALGRRGNGTVAVSRELLGVLEQDEVEGVVAHELAHLQNRDSIIMQLGQGIASIIGFAAYFAVILSGDNELVDIFIGMIVSNIAQMLVMVFVFAVSRHREFVADRDAAEVLGRGDPLARALEKISSSASRAEPTPEAKEVNALCIFGGGSSLLSTHPSTEKRIERLRSY
- the psmA gene encoding archaeal proteasome endopeptidase complex subunit alpha gives rise to the protein MQGQSQQQAYDRGITIFSPDGRLYQVEYAREAVKRGTASIGIRAADGVVLAVDKRIRSPLMERSSVEKLHKADDHIGIASAGHVADARQLIDFARRNAQVNRLRYGEPIGVETLTKDVTDHIQQYTQIGGARPFGVALIVGGIDANGEPRLFETDPSGTPYEWKALAVGSDRGEVRDYLEDHYDEGIDLNEAIGLALEALGSVNDDALRPEAVGLATVGVEDREYRQLTDDEIEDYLLDLDLLADEDDAESEAAEGEEPDDEATEE
- the moaC gene encoding cyclic pyranopterin monophosphate synthase MoaC gives rise to the protein MRDGGDDGEDEGAVGGEDGSPDDPLDEVGATAVEGSEELTHTDDEGSVQMVDVGDKPDTARRAVAKGEIGLQSSTIEAIRDDQVEKGDVLATARIGAIQAVKHTWETIPMCHQIPITNVDCEFDVREERVLATVAVETTGKTGCEMEALEGVTTGLNVVWDMVKAAEKDADGQYPDTAIRNVRVVEKRKREL
- a CDS encoding ribosome assembly factor SBDS; translated protein: MISLDEAVTARLESHGERFEVLIDPDAALAIKRGEFDGELEDVIAAEDVFEDASRGDRPPENALEEVFDTTDPMEIIPQVVADGEIQITAEQRKEMQEQKHKQLVQHITRNAVNPQMDDAPHPPERIENALEEAGFKVDPMEPAENQVDEALDLLRPVIPIRFDEMTVAVQVPPDYAGSAQAQIRQFGDLEREEWQSDGSWVGVITFPAGMQNEFYDVVNEHTSGEAETRIISDEDDIPTR
- a CDS encoding bifunctional ADP-dependent NAD(P)H-hydrate dehydratase/NAD(P)H-hydrate epimerase, which translates into the protein MMGVQEQAILDENAAALGVPQKQLMESSGNAVARVVRDVADPDSEVAVVAGRGNNGGDAFVTARFLTDYDVTVHLLGRPETITTDIARENWEALQRAEVDAREARDSTDLDLADPDVVVDAMLGTGVTGALREPEATAAERIAETDATVVAVDVPSGIDADTGEAAGVAVDADHVVTFHDQKPGLTELDADVRVADIGIPEAAELFVERGDLLRLSRDPSSHKGDHGEVLVIGGGPYTGAPALSARAAFRTGADLVRVACPSSVAREVQGFSEGIIVRPFTGDLLEPDHVDQLLDRAVEHDVVVIGPGLGNAKGTLEAVAEFLDEFDGRAVVDADALQVVPEVDTDASLLCTPHQGELRKMGGETDDDWERRADLVAEFAADVDQTLLVKGAYDVISDGEVTRVNRTGNPGMTVGGTGDVLAGASGALLATQEPIHAGAIAAYANGRAGDLAVEEYGHGLVAPDLVDSLPTALWGESDA